A genomic region of Micromonospora sp. NBRC 110009 contains the following coding sequences:
- a CDS encoding MBL fold metallo-hydrolase, whose protein sequence is MVQLTWCGHSTVWIEDSGTRLLTDPLLRDRLAHLRRRRGPTPHLPSTPDAILVSHLHADHLDFASLRRLPEDTAMVVPAGAARLVRRSLGAAAAGRCEEVAVGDRITIGGLSVAAVPAAHHAGRGLWSRHRAPALGYLIEGRARTWFAGDTGLFDEMADLKPLDLALIPVGGWGPTLGPGHLDPVAAAEAVRRAAANWAVPIHFGTFWPVGCDRIRPDRFFRPGDDFARQVEMVSPGTRVRVLQPGESFTVCPP, encoded by the coding sequence GTGGTCCAGCTGACCTGGTGCGGGCACAGCACCGTGTGGATCGAGGACTCGGGGACCCGGCTGCTGACCGATCCGCTGCTGCGGGACCGGCTCGCCCATCTGCGTCGTCGTCGTGGGCCCACCCCGCACCTACCGTCCACCCCGGACGCCATACTCGTGTCGCACCTGCACGCCGACCACCTGGACTTCGCCTCGCTGCGCCGGCTGCCCGAGGACACCGCGATGGTGGTTCCGGCGGGCGCCGCACGGCTGGTCCGGCGGTCGCTGGGCGCGGCCGCCGCCGGGCGCTGCGAGGAGGTTGCGGTCGGCGACCGGATCACGATCGGCGGCCTCAGCGTCGCCGCCGTCCCCGCCGCGCACCATGCCGGTCGGGGGCTGTGGTCCCGGCACCGCGCTCCGGCCCTCGGCTACCTGATCGAAGGCCGCGCGCGGACCTGGTTCGCCGGGGACACCGGCCTCTTCGACGAGATGGCCGACCTGAAGCCGCTCGATCTCGCGCTCATCCCGGTCGGCGGGTGGGGACCGACCCTCGGCCCCGGCCACCTCGATCCCGTGGCGGCCGCCGAAGCGGTACGGCGCGCGGCGGCGAACTGGGCCGTACCCATTCACTTCGGTACCTTCTGGCCGGTCGGATGTGACCGAATCCGGCCGGACCGGTTCTTCCGGCCGGGCGACGACTTCGCTCGGCAGGTGGAAATGGTGTCGCCGGGCACCCGGGTGCGCGTGCTGCAGCCGGGAGAGTCCTTCACGGTGTGCCCGCCGTGA
- a CDS encoding DedA family protein encodes MTALLGALGSLVLVVLFGSVVPVVPTGAAVSGAAALAAHQHPITVVLVVIAGAIGAYVGDLATYGMLGWGGERVARRLPGLRGRPRVGPVSARVREGHVSTLLVSRLIPGGRVPVLLAAAVAGLAWRRFAVANAPASLLWSVLYASIGVLGRAVFPEPWQGVVAAILLVVLVTQGLRWLSRRRRLPDGPPATP; translated from the coding sequence GTGACGGCCTTGCTCGGCGCCTTGGGCTCGCTGGTCCTCGTGGTGCTGTTCGGCTCGGTGGTCCCGGTGGTGCCGACCGGCGCGGCGGTCAGCGGTGCGGCAGCGCTCGCCGCCCACCAGCATCCGATCACCGTGGTCCTGGTCGTGATCGCCGGCGCCATCGGCGCGTACGTCGGCGACCTCGCGACGTACGGCATGCTCGGCTGGGGTGGCGAGCGGGTCGCCCGGCGGCTACCCGGCCTGCGCGGCCGGCCGCGGGTCGGCCCGGTCTCGGCCCGCGTGCGCGAGGGACATGTCTCGACGCTTCTGGTGTCCCGGCTCATCCCGGGCGGCCGGGTCCCGGTGCTGCTGGCCGCAGCCGTGGCGGGGCTGGCCTGGCGGCGCTTCGCGGTCGCCAACGCGCCGGCGAGCCTGCTGTGGTCGGTGCTCTACGCCTCGATCGGGGTCCTGGGGCGGGCGGTTTTTCCGGAGCCGTGGCAGGGCGTTGTCGCCGCGATCCTGCTCGTCGTGCTGGTCACCCAGGGACTGAGGTGGCTGAGCCGGCGCCGGAGGCTGCCGGATGGTCCGCCGGCGACCCCGTAG
- a CDS encoding phage holin family protein — MEPDADAGEQRTLPQPVRVGLGVLRDYRPTVARVRALLRSMVTSFLVLSTTLWLLPGVTASGLLATLWLVGLIAAIGAVLRPLLFALATALGGLGALIIGVSVQAVVMYVALRLDPEADVAGFADAFAAAWLAVALAAVVNWLADAGTDDAFVSEMLWVMTRVRRRRERRPAWRQRRRRGGATVAGPAGQPADGLLVVQLDGVAAPLVWWAIRAGNLPTVGRWLRSGSHRMTRWHTGLPATTPAAQAGLLYGDVLRVPAYRWYEKSTANDNGTRSTGRLVVTSRPRDAAEIERRLSTGQGLLRDGGVSISTAFSGDAPTSLLTVSRAGLPGRSTRGYAVFMASPYGFARAVVRGAGQVLRELYEARRQRLRDIQPRGRRRGSYLALRPMASLLSDLNVSLVAEQMASGTPVIFCDFLDYDEVAHHAGPARPQAMAVLEALDQTLGILQRLAAEATRRYHLVVLSDHGQSQGATFRQRYGESLAEVIARYAAQPVREVAPHGRPTPADLAQRGGIAEAADPVEEWSRMSTLLTEVRGRSGATGTAARLALRSRTDGGEVSVGPADREEAATRADPETVVVASGNLAMIYLPRHPGRLTRERIDAVVPKLIDGLAAHPGIGLVVVDSAAGPLAIGARGCHRLRDGHVDGDDPLVPYGSRARQDLLRHQAMDHVGDLVVISAVEPGLEEVAAFEELVGCHGGLGGWQTEALLIHPADWPQEGELVGPEDVHRQLLSWMRRLGLRRTDDHAGAPDGRADNEPDHDRPHGTVA; from the coding sequence ATGGAGCCGGACGCCGATGCCGGGGAGCAGCGGACGCTGCCCCAGCCGGTGCGGGTCGGCCTGGGGGTGCTGCGCGACTACCGGCCGACGGTCGCCCGGGTCCGGGCCCTGCTGCGCAGCATGGTCACCTCGTTCCTGGTGCTCAGCACGACGCTGTGGCTGCTGCCGGGGGTCACCGCCAGCGGGTTGCTGGCGACGCTGTGGCTGGTCGGCCTGATTGCCGCGATCGGCGCGGTGCTGCGGCCGCTGCTGTTCGCCCTTGCCACGGCGCTCGGCGGGCTCGGCGCCCTCATCATCGGCGTGTCCGTGCAGGCCGTCGTCATGTACGTCGCGTTGCGCCTCGATCCGGAAGCGGACGTGGCGGGGTTCGCCGACGCCTTCGCCGCCGCCTGGCTCGCCGTCGCGCTCGCGGCGGTCGTGAACTGGCTCGCCGACGCCGGCACGGACGACGCGTTCGTCAGCGAGATGCTGTGGGTGATGACCCGGGTGCGGCGACGGCGGGAGCGGCGCCCCGCGTGGCGGCAACGACGACGGCGAGGCGGCGCCACGGTGGCGGGTCCCGCCGGCCAGCCAGCCGACGGCCTGCTCGTCGTCCAGCTCGACGGGGTGGCCGCGCCGCTGGTGTGGTGGGCCATCCGCGCCGGCAACCTGCCCACCGTCGGCCGGTGGCTGCGCTCGGGCAGCCACCGGATGACCCGCTGGCACACCGGCCTTCCGGCCACCACGCCCGCCGCGCAGGCGGGCCTGCTGTACGGCGACGTCCTGCGGGTGCCGGCCTATCGCTGGTACGAGAAGTCCACCGCCAACGACAACGGGACCCGCTCCACCGGCCGCCTGGTGGTGACCAGCCGGCCCCGCGACGCCGCCGAGATCGAGCGGCGGCTGTCCACCGGACAGGGTCTGCTGCGGGACGGGGGCGTCAGCATCAGCACCGCCTTCTCCGGCGACGCCCCGACCAGCCTGCTCACGGTGAGCCGCGCGGGGCTGCCCGGACGGTCCACCCGGGGCTACGCGGTGTTCATGGCCAGCCCGTACGGTTTCGCGCGCGCCGTGGTGCGCGGGGCCGGGCAGGTGCTGCGCGAGCTGTACGAGGCGCGGCGGCAGCGGCTGCGCGACATCCAGCCCCGTGGCCGACGCCGCGGCTCGTACCTGGCGCTGCGCCCGATGGCGAGCCTGCTCAGCGACCTGAACGTGTCGCTCGTCGCCGAGCAGATGGCCAGCGGGACACCCGTCATCTTCTGCGACTTCCTGGACTACGACGAGGTGGCCCACCATGCCGGTCCGGCCCGCCCGCAGGCGATGGCGGTCCTCGAGGCGCTCGATCAGACGCTCGGCATCCTGCAGCGTCTGGCGGCCGAGGCGACGCGGCGCTACCACCTCGTGGTGCTGAGCGACCACGGGCAGAGTCAGGGCGCCACCTTCCGCCAGCGGTACGGCGAGTCGCTCGCGGAGGTGATCGCGCGGTATGCCGCTCAGCCGGTGCGCGAGGTCGCGCCCCACGGCCGGCCGACGCCCGCCGACCTGGCTCAGCGCGGCGGGATCGCCGAGGCCGCCGATCCCGTCGAGGAGTGGAGCCGGATGAGCACGTTGCTGACCGAGGTCCGTGGCCGGAGCGGGGCGACCGGCACGGCGGCTCGGCTGGCGCTGCGGTCGCGCACCGATGGCGGCGAGGTCAGCGTGGGGCCGGCCGACCGGGAGGAGGCGGCCACCCGCGCCGATCCGGAGACCGTGGTGGTCGCGTCCGGCAACCTGGCGATGATCTACCTGCCCCGGCATCCGGGACGGCTGACCCGCGAGCGGATCGATGCCGTCGTCCCGAAGCTGATCGACGGCTTGGCCGCGCACCCCGGCATCGGGCTGGTGGTGGTGGACTCCGCCGCCGGGCCGCTGGCGATCGGGGCCCGGGGCTGTCACCGGCTGCGGGACGGCCACGTCGACGGCGACGACCCGCTGGTGCCGTACGGCTCCCGGGCGCGCCAGGACCTGCTCCGCCACCAGGCGATGGACCACGTCGGGGACCTCGTCGTGATCAGCGCCGTGGAGCCGGGCCTCGAGGAGGTCGCCGCCTTTGAGGAGTTGGTGGGTTGCCACGGCGGGCTCGGCGGCTGGCAGACGGAGGCCCTGCTCATCCATCCTGCCGACTGGCCGCAGGAGGGCGAACTGGTCGGCCCGGAGGACGTACACCGGCAGTTGCTCAGCTGGATGCGGCGGCTCGGTCTACGGCGGACCGACGACCATGCCGGCGCGCCGGACGGCCGGGCGGACAACGAGCCGGACCACGACCGCCCCCATGGGACGGTCGCGTAG
- a CDS encoding cysteine hydrolase family protein, which yields MAHCRWATFSRNDGALPLLAGRIPDPAAQLERVRTALDVVRRHSGHVGYVRVGFADEDYERVPAHSRFAAMARQLGPALHADAPGMQVHGHLAPVAGDVVVRKSRVGAFSTTDLGEQLRERGVDTLVLAGFSTSGVVLSTVRDAADRDYRVVVLADGCADPDPEVHAFLVDRIFPVQATIATVADLEPALTAVEG from the coding sequence ATGGCCCACTGTCGATGGGCAACCTTCTCGCGAAACGACGGCGCGCTGCCGCTCCTCGCCGGCCGGATCCCCGACCCGGCCGCTCAACTGGAGCGCGTCCGGACCGCCCTCGACGTGGTGCGTCGCCACAGCGGCCACGTCGGCTACGTGCGGGTCGGGTTCGCCGACGAGGACTACGAGCGGGTGCCCGCGCACAGTCGTTTCGCCGCGATGGCGCGGCAGCTGGGGCCCGCCCTCCACGCCGACGCCCCGGGAATGCAGGTGCACGGCCACCTCGCGCCGGTGGCGGGCGACGTGGTGGTGCGCAAGTCCCGGGTGGGCGCGTTCTCCACCACGGACCTGGGCGAGCAACTACGGGAGCGCGGGGTCGACACGCTCGTGCTGGCCGGGTTCAGCACGAGCGGCGTGGTGCTGTCGACGGTGCGGGACGCCGCCGATCGCGACTACCGGGTGGTGGTGCTCGCCGACGGGTGCGCGGATCCCGACCCGGAGGTGCACGCGTTCCTCGTCGATCGGATCTTTCCCGTCCAGGCCACCATCGCCACCGTCGCCGACCTGGAGCCGGCGCTGACCGCGGTCGAGGGTTGA
- the helR gene encoding RNA polymerase recycling motor ATPase HelR: MNTSAFDLPDHLSPKADPRLIAGDEQHFAAIAASLDRTIADLSDRLDTERKAPGGIGQAAMDRDQEIHRLTARLRALRRFGLDLCLGHIVSADHPEPVYIGRLGLTDSTGRRLLLDWRSPAAEPFFGATHANPMGLASRRRYRWTRGRVSDYWDEVFTSDGFEGHAALDDQSAFIASLGGSRSARMRDVLGTIQADQDAIIRAGSSGALVVDGGPGTGKTVVALHRTAYLLYSDPRLGHRRGGVLFVGPHEPYLAYVADVLPSLGEEGVQTCTLRDLLPEGAAATAEADPDVATLKSSADLVKAIEAAVRFYEEPPAKGMTVTAGESDLWLSADDWADAFQAAGPGTPHNEARDQIWEELLTILMDKYDGDEPEDLVRRSLLRNRELLTTVNRAWPLLDAADLVGDLWSVPAYLRKCAPWLSPDEVRKLQRGDVQAWTASDLPLLDAARQRLGDPEASRRQRQHRGAVAVERERMTRVVDDLIEAADDEYGVGLVTMLRGEDFQDALVDEAALPDTDPDRLAGPFAHIVVDEAQELTDAEWQMLLLRCPSRSFTIVGDRAQARHGFTESWQERLERIGLDRINLASLSINYRTPKEVMAEAEPVIRAVLPDANVPASIRGGDVPVAHGSVSELASILDTWLATHAEGVACVIGDPTFRGTSRVRSLTPELSKGLEFDLVVLVDPEDFGAGIEGAVDRYVAMTRATQQLVILTSS; the protein is encoded by the coding sequence CTGAACACCAGCGCGTTTGACCTTCCCGACCACCTCTCTCCCAAGGCCGACCCGAGGCTGATCGCCGGCGACGAGCAGCACTTCGCGGCCATCGCGGCGAGCCTCGACCGGACGATCGCCGACCTGTCCGACCGCCTCGATACCGAGCGCAAGGCACCCGGCGGCATCGGCCAGGCGGCGATGGACCGGGACCAGGAGATCCACCGGCTGACCGCTCGCCTGCGAGCCCTGCGTCGCTTCGGCCTGGACCTGTGCCTCGGGCACATCGTCAGCGCGGACCACCCCGAGCCCGTGTACATCGGACGACTCGGCCTCACGGACAGCACGGGGCGTCGGCTGCTGCTCGACTGGCGCTCCCCGGCCGCCGAGCCGTTCTTCGGCGCGACCCACGCCAACCCGATGGGCCTGGCGAGCCGCCGCAGGTATCGCTGGACCCGCGGCCGGGTCAGCGACTACTGGGACGAGGTGTTCACCTCGGACGGGTTCGAGGGGCACGCGGCGCTCGATGACCAGTCCGCCTTCATCGCCAGCCTCGGCGGTAGCCGGTCTGCCCGGATGCGGGATGTGCTCGGCACCATCCAGGCAGACCAGGACGCCATCATCCGGGCGGGATCCAGCGGCGCTCTCGTCGTCGACGGCGGTCCGGGCACGGGGAAGACCGTGGTTGCGCTGCACCGCACCGCCTACCTCCTCTACTCCGACCCGCGCCTCGGGCACCGCCGGGGCGGCGTGCTGTTCGTCGGTCCGCACGAGCCCTACCTGGCGTACGTCGCCGACGTCCTGCCCAGCCTCGGCGAGGAGGGCGTGCAGACCTGCACGCTGCGGGACCTCCTTCCCGAGGGCGCCGCGGCAACCGCCGAGGCCGACCCGGACGTGGCCACCCTGAAGTCGTCCGCCGACCTGGTGAAGGCGATCGAGGCGGCCGTCAGGTTCTACGAGGAGCCGCCCGCCAAGGGGATGACGGTCACGGCCGGCGAGTCCGACCTCTGGCTGAGCGCCGACGACTGGGCCGACGCGTTCCAGGCAGCGGGACCGGGCACCCCGCACAACGAGGCGCGGGACCAGATCTGGGAGGAACTGCTCACGATCCTGATGGACAAGTACGACGGCGATGAGCCGGAGGACCTGGTCCGCAGGTCGCTGCTGCGGAACAGGGAGCTGCTCACGACCGTCAACCGCGCCTGGCCGCTGCTCGACGCGGCCGACCTCGTCGGAGACCTGTGGTCGGTGCCCGCCTATCTGCGGAAGTGCGCTCCCTGGCTCAGCCCCGACGAGGTCCGGAAGCTGCAGCGCGGCGATGTCCAGGCCTGGACGGCGTCCGACCTGCCGCTCCTGGACGCGGCACGGCAGCGACTCGGCGACCCGGAGGCGTCACGGCGTCAGCGTCAACACAGGGGCGCTGTCGCCGTCGAACGCGAGCGCATGACCAGGGTCGTGGACGACCTGATCGAGGCCGCCGACGACGAGTACGGGGTTGGCCTGGTGACGATGCTTCGTGGCGAGGACTTCCAGGACGCCCTGGTCGACGAGGCTGCACTGCCCGACACCGATCCGGACCGGCTTGCCGGCCCGTTCGCACACATCGTCGTGGACGAGGCTCAGGAGCTGACCGACGCGGAGTGGCAGATGCTGCTGCTCCGCTGCCCGTCCCGCAGCTTCACCATCGTCGGGGACCGCGCCCAGGCCCGGCACGGGTTCACGGAGTCGTGGCAGGAACGGCTGGAGCGGATCGGGCTCGACCGGATCAACCTGGCCTCGCTGAGCATCAACTACCGGACGCCGAAGGAGGTCATGGCGGAAGCCGAGCCGGTCATCCGGGCCGTGCTCCCGGACGCCAACGTGCCGGCCTCCATCCGCGGCGGAGACGTCCCGGTCGCACACGGCTCCGTTTCGGAGCTGGCCTCGATCCTCGACACCTGGCTCGCCACGCACGCCGAAGGGGTCGCCTGCGTCATCGGCGATCCCACGTTCCGCGGGACGTCCCGCGTCCGGTCGCTGACCCCGGAGCTGTCGAAGGGGCTCGAGTTCGACCTGGTCGTCCTCGTCGACCCCGAGGATTTCGGCGCAGGCATCGAAGGAGCGGTCGACCGCTATGTCGCGATGACCCGAGCGACCCAGCAACTCGTCATCCTCACCAGCTCCTGA
- a CDS encoding ATP-binding protein: MGGFGPPAEISWTGAGHARGERRSFLSQQFTAATVTELRHAVAAHVAAAGLTGETAEDFVLAVHELVTNAVRHGGGAGHLHLRRQGDVLRCDVVDHGTAAHAPPIQLSDGDVTGGRGLWLADQLADSLSLSHRPDGMTATVTIRLSR, from the coding sequence ATGGGCGGTTTCGGGCCGCCGGCCGAGATCAGCTGGACGGGGGCCGGACACGCGCGCGGTGAACGGCGGTCGTTTCTCTCCCAGCAGTTCACCGCCGCCACCGTCACCGAGCTGCGGCATGCCGTCGCCGCACACGTCGCCGCCGCAGGTCTGACCGGCGAGACGGCCGAAGACTTCGTCCTGGCCGTCCACGAGCTGGTCACCAACGCCGTGCGCCACGGCGGCGGGGCGGGCCACCTGCACCTCCGGAGACAGGGCGACGTCCTGCGCTGCGATGTCGTCGATCACGGTACGGCTGCCCACGCGCCGCCGATCCAGCTGTCCGACGGAGACGTGACCGGTGGCCGGGGCCTCTGGCTGGCGGACCAGCTGGCCGACTCACTGAGCCTCAGCCATCGCCCCGACGGCATGACCGCCACCGTGACCATCAGGCTGTCGCGATAG